One genomic region from Stutzerimonas decontaminans encodes:
- a CDS encoding DUF2796 domain-containing protein encodes MELTMRHLLLAVPVLLLPLTYSHAHEEHHHHEHEEASSLGAHEHGAARLNAALDGKRLELELISPAMNLLGFEHAPANAADEAKIASVRSQLEQPQALFGLPAAAGCSVSEQQLAGELLGSAHAGYQRGDQHDHKQEHKHDHDDHEAAGHSDIEAHYQFDCSNPEALRALELKGLFESFPGTEKIQVQLIGPNGQQGAELTPARSQLPF; translated from the coding sequence ATGGAGCTGACCATGCGCCACCTACTGCTCGCAGTGCCTGTGCTTCTGCTGCCTTTGACTTACAGCCACGCGCACGAAGAACACCATCACCATGAGCACGAAGAGGCCTCAAGCCTGGGCGCGCATGAGCATGGCGCGGCGCGCCTGAATGCCGCACTCGACGGCAAGCGGCTGGAACTGGAGCTGATCAGTCCGGCGATGAATCTGCTGGGTTTCGAGCACGCACCGGCCAATGCGGCGGATGAAGCGAAGATTGCCAGCGTCCGCTCGCAACTGGAGCAACCCCAGGCCCTGTTCGGCCTGCCGGCGGCGGCAGGCTGCAGCGTGAGTGAACAGCAGCTTGCCGGCGAACTGCTCGGCTCGGCACATGCGGGATATCAGCGCGGCGATCAACATGATCACAAGCAGGAGCATAAGCACGATCACGACGACCATGAGGCCGCCGGCCATAGCGATATCGAAGCGCACTACCAGTTCGACTGCAGCAACCCTGAGGCGCTGCGCGCACTGGAGCTGAAAGGGCTGTTCGAAAGCTTCCCCGGCACGGAAAAGATTCAGGTACAACTGATCGGCCCAAACGGTCAGCAGGGCGCGGAGCTGACGCCGGCACGCTCGCAGCTACCCTTCTAA
- a CDS encoding ABC transporter ATP-binding protein, producing MTAPLLAIDSLGFAWPRQAELLDIPTFRVERGESLFLKGPSGSGKTTLLGLIGGVQKAGRGSIRLLDHDLGRLSAGARDRFRVDHTGYIFQQFNLLPFLSVRENVSLPCHFSRLRAERARKRHGSTDAAAASLLEHLGLSPELFERRADALSIGQQQRVAAARALIGQPELVIADEPTSALDADSREAFLHLLFSECRAAGASLLFVSHDQSLAPLFDRSLSLAELNRAASNPEL from the coding sequence ATGACTGCTCCTCTACTTGCAATCGACAGTCTCGGCTTCGCCTGGCCTCGCCAGGCCGAGCTATTGGACATTCCCACGTTTCGCGTCGAGCGTGGCGAAAGTCTCTTTCTCAAGGGCCCTTCAGGCAGTGGCAAGACCACCCTGCTCGGGCTGATCGGCGGCGTGCAGAAAGCCGGCCGCGGCAGCATTCGCCTGCTCGACCATGATCTTGGCCGCCTTTCGGCCGGTGCCCGGGACCGCTTCCGCGTCGATCACACCGGCTACATCTTCCAGCAGTTCAACCTGCTGCCTTTTCTCTCGGTGCGTGAAAACGTCAGTCTGCCCTGCCATTTTTCGCGGCTACGTGCCGAACGTGCGCGCAAGCGTCACGGCAGCACCGATGCCGCGGCGGCGAGCCTGCTGGAGCATCTGGGACTGTCCCCGGAGCTGTTCGAGCGGCGAGCCGACGCACTCTCGATCGGCCAGCAGCAGCGCGTTGCGGCCGCTCGCGCCCTGATCGGCCAACCGGAACTGGTCATCGCCGACGAGCCGACCTCGGCGCTGGATGCAGATAGCCGCGAAGCCTTCCTGCACCTGCTGTTCTCCGAATGCCGCGCGGCCGGCGCGAGCCTGCTGTTCGTCAGCCATGACCAGAGCCTTGCGCCGTTGTTCGACCGCAGCCTGTCACTGGCCGAGCTGAACCGCGCAGCCAGCAATCCGGAGCTTTAG
- a CDS encoding ABC transporter permease codes for MYLLRLALASLNNRRFTALLTVFAIALSVCLLLAVERVRNETRASFANTISGTDLVVGARSGSVNLLLYSVFRIGNATNNIRWDSYQRFAEHPRVDWAIPISLGDSHRGYRVMGTSTNYFEHYRYGRKQPLQLGEGRVFEGDPFEVVLGAEVASALGYQLDDSIVLAHGVARVSLVQHEDKPFRVVGVLQRTGTPVDRTLHISLEGMEALHVDWQNGMPARGAARIDAEQARQLDLQPQQITAFLLGLNSKIATFTLQREINEYRGEPLLAILPGVALQELWSLMGTAEKALFAVSLFVVLTGLIGMLTAILTSLNERRREMAILRSVGARPWHIAALLIIEAFGLALAGTLLGLALLYLGIAVAQSPLQSLYGLFLPLAWPSSYEWSLLGAILLAALLMGSVPAWRAYRQSLADGLSIRL; via the coding sequence ATGTATCTCCTGCGCCTGGCCCTGGCGAGCCTGAACAATCGCCGTTTCACTGCCCTGCTGACGGTATTCGCCATCGCCCTGTCAGTGTGCCTGCTGCTCGCCGTTGAACGGGTGCGCAATGAAACCCGCGCGAGCTTCGCCAACACCATTAGCGGTACCGATCTGGTGGTCGGCGCCCGTTCCGGTTCGGTCAACCTGCTGCTGTACTCGGTATTCCGCATCGGCAATGCGACCAACAATATTCGCTGGGACAGTTACCAACGCTTCGCCGAGCACCCGCGGGTCGACTGGGCAATCCCAATTTCCCTCGGCGACTCCCATCGCGGTTATCGCGTGATGGGCACCAGCACCAATTACTTCGAGCACTACCGTTACGGCCGCAAACAGCCACTGCAGCTGGGCGAAGGCCGCGTCTTCGAAGGCGACCCGTTCGAGGTTGTACTGGGCGCCGAAGTGGCCAGCGCGCTGGGCTACCAGCTGGATGACAGCATCGTCCTCGCCCACGGCGTAGCGCGGGTCAGCCTGGTTCAACATGAGGACAAGCCGTTCCGTGTGGTCGGCGTGCTGCAGCGCACCGGTACGCCGGTCGATCGCACCCTGCACATCAGCCTTGAAGGCATGGAAGCGCTGCATGTCGACTGGCAGAACGGTATGCCGGCCCGCGGCGCGGCGCGTATCGACGCAGAGCAGGCGCGCCAGCTCGATCTTCAGCCACAGCAGATCACCGCCTTTCTGCTCGGCCTCAACAGCAAGATCGCGACGTTCACCCTGCAGCGGGAAATCAACGAGTACCGCGGCGAGCCGCTGCTGGCGATTCTGCCCGGCGTCGCCCTGCAGGAACTGTGGAGCCTGATGGGTACGGCCGAGAAGGCGCTGTTCGCGGTTTCACTGTTCGTCGTGCTGACCGGCCTGATCGGCATGCTGACGGCGATCCTCACCAGCCTGAACGAGCGCCGCCGCGAGATGGCGATCCTGCGCTCAGTTGGTGCCCGTCCCTGGCATATCGCCGCCCTGCTGATCATCGAGGCGTTCGGCTTGGCATTGGCTGGAACACTGCTGGGCCTGGCACTGCTCTATCTCGGCATCGCCGTGGCGCAGTCACCGCTGCAGAGCCTCTACGGCCTGTTTCTACCGCTTGCCTGGCCGAGCAGCTATGAGTGGAGTCTGCTCGGCGCTATCCTGCTGGCGGCACTGCTGATGGGCAGCGTGCCGGCCTGGCGTGCCTATCGCCAATCGCTGGCCGATGGCCTGTCGATTCGACTGTGA
- a CDS encoding DUF3299 domain-containing protein, giving the protein MSRLLIALLLVCVLPVHAAEVRLLQWAELIPEGAPPPPPPLAIHDMSQLADALAAEAGPAAAQQSPAAPVVEALDGQMVKLPGYIVPLDMTDEGRVTEFLLVPYFGACIHVPPPPSNQIVHATSELGVRVDALYEPFWIEGPLSVEHASSELAEAGYRMQAQKIYPYELQ; this is encoded by the coding sequence ATGTCGCGCCTGTTGATCGCCCTGCTCCTAGTCTGCGTGCTGCCCGTGCACGCAGCCGAAGTCCGTCTGCTGCAGTGGGCAGAGCTAATTCCCGAAGGCGCGCCGCCACCACCGCCGCCGCTGGCGATACATGACATGTCGCAGCTCGCCGATGCGCTGGCTGCCGAGGCAGGGCCAGCCGCCGCGCAGCAATCACCGGCCGCGCCTGTCGTCGAAGCACTCGATGGTCAGATGGTGAAGTTGCCGGGCTATATCGTGCCTCTGGACATGACCGACGAAGGTCGCGTCACCGAATTCCTGCTGGTGCCGTATTTCGGCGCCTGCATCCATGTGCCGCCACCGCCGTCCAACCAGATCGTGCATGCCACCAGCGAACTGGGCGTGCGGGTGGATGCGCTATACGAGCCGTTCTGGATCGAGGGGCCCCTCAGCGTCGAACACGCCAGCAGCGAGCTGGCGGAGGCGGGTTACCGCATGCAGGCACAGAAGATCTATCCCTACGAGCTGCAATAA
- a CDS encoding tetratricopeptide repeat protein, whose protein sequence is MLRLLLVLTLSLAASVQAAQAIDPAVFMALERAQTAQSKGDYATARKALEGVTAKAGSGEEALLWRSRGYLAWAEGNNRQALEWLDKAVASGKLDEELLAGERRNLARLNLVEGRYAKVVRLLGSANQANEEVLQMLVQAYQGLGQHAKALPLAERYVQANPKAGDTWLQFLVAGNAELKRYQAAEGWQKKLLQRHPDQAKAWRQLAGLQQLAGAEDRALATLRAAHTKGLRFSEAELDNLVALASAAGQPWQGAKLLEGMLASRLLPSNAARQERMGMLWWQARERTEASKIYRQLATQTGSAKFWMNVAQLELEQARWQAGLEALKQAERAGAERRRVREWREWAEGELSFERERQVASAH, encoded by the coding sequence ATGCTTCGTCTGCTGCTTGTGCTGACCCTTTCCCTCGCTGCTTCGGTCCAGGCTGCCCAGGCCATCGACCCGGCCGTGTTCATGGCCCTTGAGCGCGCACAGACCGCGCAGAGCAAGGGCGACTACGCGACAGCACGCAAGGCGCTCGAGGGGGTGACCGCCAAGGCCGGCAGCGGTGAAGAGGCGTTGCTCTGGCGCAGCCGTGGTTATCTGGCCTGGGCCGAGGGCAACAATCGCCAGGCACTTGAGTGGTTGGACAAGGCCGTAGCCAGCGGCAAGCTGGATGAAGAACTACTCGCCGGCGAACGGCGCAATCTGGCACGTCTGAATCTGGTCGAGGGTCGCTATGCCAAGGTGGTCAGGCTGTTGGGCTCGGCCAATCAGGCCAACGAAGAAGTGCTGCAGATGCTGGTGCAGGCCTATCAGGGCCTCGGCCAGCACGCCAAGGCGCTGCCCCTGGCCGAGCGCTATGTGCAGGCCAATCCGAAAGCCGGCGATACCTGGTTGCAGTTTCTGGTTGCCGGTAATGCCGAGCTGAAGCGCTATCAAGCGGCTGAAGGCTGGCAGAAAAAGCTGTTGCAGCGCCATCCCGATCAGGCCAAGGCCTGGCGTCAGTTAGCCGGTTTGCAGCAGCTGGCTGGTGCGGAAGATCGTGCGCTGGCCACCCTGCGGGCGGCGCACACCAAGGGGCTGCGCTTCAGCGAGGCCGAGCTGGACAACCTGGTCGCGCTGGCCAGTGCCGCCGGCCAGCCGTGGCAAGGCGCCAAGCTGCTCGAAGGGATGCTGGCATCGCGCTTGCTGCCGAGCAACGCGGCGCGCCAGGAGCGCATGGGTATGCTCTGGTGGCAGGCACGCGAGCGTACCGAAGCTTCAAAGATCTACCGCCAGTTGGCGACCCAGACGGGCAGCGCCAAGTTCTGGATGAACGTCGCCCAGCTCGAACTGGAACAAGCGCGCTGGCAGGCCGGGCTCGAAGCGCTGAAACAGGCGGAGCGGGCCGGCGCAGAGCGTCGTCGGGTGCGCGAATGGCGCGAGTGGGCCGAAGGCGAGCTCAGCTTCGAGCGCGAACGGCAGGTCGCCAGCGCACACTGA